In a single window of the Thiohalophilus sp. genome:
- a CDS encoding DUF302 domain-containing protein: MKRLFVFILGLCLLPAAWAGDVPGLVVKQSPHSAAETLDRLENVLKQKGISIVTRWNHAEKAAGVDIPLRDTELLLFGNPALGSHMFTSEQTSGIDLPMKALAWKDADGQVWLGYNDPQYIADRHGIRDRGEVIKKMQGALDKLSDAAIAR; this comes from the coding sequence ATGAAACGTCTATTTGTCTTTATTCTGGGCCTTTGTCTGCTGCCGGCTGCCTGGGCCGGGGATGTGCCGGGACTCGTCGTCAAGCAAAGTCCGCACAGTGCTGCCGAAACCCTCGATCGGCTGGAGAATGTCCTGAAGCAAAAAGGGATCAGCATCGTCACCCGCTGGAACCATGCCGAAAAAGCTGCGGGAGTTGATATCCCGTTGCGGGATACCGAACTGTTGCTGTTTGGTAATCCGGCTCTGGGCAGCCACATGTTCACCAGTGAACAGACCTCGGGTATCGACTTGCCGATGAAGGCGCTGGCCTGGAAGGATGCCGATGGCCAGGTCTGGCTGGGCTATAACGATCCGCAATACATTGCCGATCGGCACGGCATTCGGGATCGCGGTGAAGTGATCAAGAAGATGCAGGGCGCGCTCGACAAGCTGAGCGACGCGGCAATCGCCCGCTAG
- the rsmG gene encoding 16S rRNA (guanine(527)-N(7))-methyltransferase RsmG, whose amino-acid sequence MNNTLSDQLARRTGELPFSLPPQAEQKLLDFIALLEKWNHAYNLTAVRQPAQMIPRHLLDSLVVVPYLHGQQILDVGSGPGLPGIPLALACPDRQFTLLDSNGKKIRFLRQALAELGLENVSVVHSRVEQFQSSAGFDTIIARAYATLGELIRGARHLCRPDGQFLVMKGACPVAELDDLPDDFELDTIHRLTVPGLDAERHLLVVRHVADRQ is encoded by the coding sequence GTGAATAACACACTGTCGGATCAGCTGGCGCGGCGGACGGGGGAACTCCCCTTCTCTCTGCCGCCGCAGGCTGAACAAAAGCTGCTGGATTTCATTGCCTTACTGGAAAAATGGAACCACGCTTACAATTTGACGGCGGTGCGCCAGCCGGCGCAGATGATCCCCCGCCACCTGCTGGATTCACTGGTGGTCGTGCCCTATCTGCACGGCCAGCAGATTCTCGACGTGGGCAGTGGCCCCGGCCTGCCGGGTATTCCCCTGGCGCTGGCCTGCCCCGATCGGCAATTTACCCTGCTCGACAGCAATGGCAAGAAAATCCGCTTTTTGCGCCAGGCGCTGGCGGAACTGGGGCTGGAAAATGTTTCTGTGGTACATTCGCGGGTGGAGCAGTTCCAATCCTCAGCGGGCTTCGATACTATCATTGCCCGCGCGTATGCGACCCTGGGGGAACTGATCAGGGGGGCGCGGCATTTGTGCCGGCCAGACGGCCAGTTTCTCGTCATGAAGGGCGCCTGTCCGGTAGCGGAACTCGATGATCTGCCGGATGATTTCGAGCTGGACACGATCCACCGACTGACGGTGCCCGGGCTGGATGCGGAGCGCCATCTGTTAGTGGTCCGGCACGTCGCCGACCGGCAATGA
- a CDS encoding extracellular solute-binding protein, with product MQRRTFLQSLAALVASGALPPAISRALAADRGAVSVDALPALEGDLTLYLGRGEGGLYEDVLGAIKQRNPQLNLRIRRGPTAALANTLVAEARAGVKRADLFWAVDSGALGLVDDAGLARPLPEDIRNQLKPGFRYPSWSPVTGRIRTLPYNTERIAPEQIPDDIMTLADSDLNVGWAPAYASFQSFITAMRLLEGEQATRDWLQKIKKKSRSYAGELGVVLAVERGEVDVGFANHYYTLRLKTGKPDARVDLAFTRDDAGCLLNASGVMALSEGETPMNFIRYLLSQEVQSYLVEEAYEIPMVQGVAMPQGLPPLQDINPPEIDLTRLADLRPTLDLMRDVGVL from the coding sequence ATGCAACGCCGAACCTTCCTGCAAAGTCTTGCGGCGCTGGTTGCCAGCGGTGCATTGCCACCAGCGATAAGTCGGGCACTGGCCGCTGATCGTGGCGCGGTGTCGGTGGATGCCCTGCCGGCCCTGGAAGGGGATCTGACTCTCTATCTGGGACGCGGCGAGGGTGGTCTTTACGAAGACGTGCTGGGTGCGATCAAGCAACGCAATCCGCAACTGAACCTGCGGATCCGTCGCGGTCCGACTGCGGCACTGGCCAATACCCTGGTGGCCGAGGCCAGGGCCGGGGTCAAACGGGCCGATCTGTTCTGGGCGGTCGACTCCGGCGCGCTGGGACTGGTTGATGATGCCGGTCTGGCCCGACCCCTGCCAGAGGATATTCGCAACCAGTTGAAACCCGGCTTTCGTTACCCGAGCTGGTCGCCGGTCACCGGTCGGATCAGGACCCTGCCGTATAATACCGAACGGATCGCGCCTGAGCAGATCCCCGATGACATCATGACGCTGGCCGACAGTGATCTGAACGTCGGCTGGGCCCCGGCCTATGCCTCGTTCCAGTCCTTTATCACCGCGATGCGCCTGCTCGAGGGCGAGCAGGCCACCCGTGACTGGCTGCAAAAGATAAAGAAAAAGTCACGCAGCTATGCCGGCGAGCTGGGCGTGGTGCTGGCGGTCGAGCGCGGCGAGGTGGATGTCGGTTTTGCCAATCACTATTACACCCTGCGCCTGAAAACCGGCAAGCCGGACGCCAGGGTGGATCTGGCCTTTACCCGGGATGATGCCGGCTGCCTGCTCAACGCCTCCGGCGTGATGGCACTGAGCGAGGGCGAGACGCCGATGAACTTCATCCGTTACCTGCTGAGCCAGGAGGTGCAATCCTATCTTGTCGAGGAGGCTTACGAGATCCCGATGGTACAGGGCGTGGCGATGCCTCAAGGCTTGCCGCCGCTCCAGGACATTAATCCGCCCGAAATCGATCTGACCCGGCTGGCCGATCTGCGCCCCACCCTCGATCTGATGCGCGATGTCGGGGTGCTATGA
- a CDS encoding ParB/RepB/Spo0J family partition protein, whose amino-acid sequence MAGKKRGLGRGLDALLGAASSPPVQTTQNEAGEAALPEPDQHPQGDHLRMLPVDVIHKSRYQPRHDFPEESLQELADSIKAQGVVQPIVVRPHTQAGHFELIAGERRWRASQLAGLHEIPAVVRDVPDQAAMAMGLIENIQREELNPVEEAMALQRLIEEFGLTHQETADAVGRSRAAVSNLLRLLSLEPAVKELLEAAQMEMGHARALLALQGGAQIEAARQVARRGLSVRETENLVRKLSQPAKPKKSVQNQDPDIRRFEEDLSEKLGAKVQIQSDNKGKGKLVIQYNSLDELDGILAHIK is encoded by the coding sequence ATGGCAGGTAAAAAGCGCGGACTGGGGCGGGGACTGGATGCCTTGCTGGGCGCGGCCAGCTCACCGCCGGTACAGACGACTCAGAACGAGGCCGGCGAAGCGGCCCTGCCGGAGCCGGATCAACACCCCCAGGGTGATCACCTGCGCATGTTGCCGGTGGATGTGATTCACAAAAGCCGTTATCAGCCCCGCCACGATTTTCCCGAAGAGAGTCTGCAGGAGCTGGCCGACTCCATCAAAGCCCAGGGCGTGGTCCAGCCCATCGTGGTGCGCCCGCATACCCAGGCCGGTCACTTTGAACTGATCGCCGGCGAGCGCCGCTGGCGCGCCTCGCAACTGGCCGGGTTACACGAAATCCCGGCAGTGGTGCGCGATGTGCCGGATCAGGCCGCCATGGCCATGGGGTTGATCGAGAACATCCAGCGCGAAGAGCTCAACCCGGTCGAGGAGGCGATGGCGCTGCAACGCTTGATCGAAGAGTTCGGCCTGACCCATCAGGAGACAGCCGATGCGGTGGGCCGCTCGCGGGCCGCGGTCTCCAATCTGCTGCGTCTGCTGAGTCTGGAGCCGGCGGTCAAGGAGTTGCTGGAAGCGGCACAGATGGAGATGGGCCATGCCCGCGCGCTGCTGGCGTTGCAGGGCGGGGCCCAGATCGAGGCGGCCCGGCAGGTGGCCCGGCGCGGCCTGTCGGTGCGGGAAACCGAAAACCTGGTGCGCAAACTCTCGCAGCCGGCCAAACCGAAAAAAAGCGTGCAGAACCAGGATCCCGACATTCGTCGTTTCGAAGAAGACCTGTCGGAAAAACTGGGCGCGAAGGTGCAGATCCAGTCCGACAACAAAGGCAAGGGCAAACTGGTGATTCAGTACAACAGCCTGGATGAGCTGGACGGGATCCTGGCCCATATCAAATAG
- a CDS encoding iron ABC transporter permease — translation MIRFPRSYPVAALVALAALAPIGVLIVLGADAAQFFDSHSLGILINTLLLTLFTVIGSVLLGVPLALLTAYVELPFRRLWLIALAAPLAMPSYIGAFTFYAAFGPGGEIENLIGLPMPGVHGLAGATLVMTLYTFPFVLLTTRASLRSLDGSLVNASRILGLSLSMSLWRVVLPRVRNGIAAGALLVALYTLSDFATPAIMRLDTFTRVIFVEYNAFGLAQAAMLSLQLLVIVAVVLYLESRVGTSRERPGRTLSLWPNRWHIAGASVAVLIVAGLAIGLPLFIFAQWLIREGSGGFDFVYAWNSAYSSLLAALVAVVLAVPVAYAAIAGRAGRLMERITYLGFGVPGIVMGTALVYVGLQLPLLYQTLALLVLAYVMRFMPLAVGSVRSTAERMDNSLIYAARTLGATHREAFRRVTLPLTLRGIVAGAALVFLEAMRELPATLMLRPTGFETLSTYLWRVYEAGYFGRAAVPGLLLVLISGIALAFMLSGERRAELTMLNDERS, via the coding sequence ATGATCCGCTTTCCCCGTTCCTATCCGGTGGCGGCCCTGGTGGCGCTGGCAGCGCTGGCGCCCATCGGGGTGCTGATCGTGCTGGGCGCCGATGCCGCGCAGTTTTTCGACAGCCATTCCCTGGGCATTTTGATCAACACGCTGTTGCTCACCCTGTTCACGGTGATCGGCTCCGTGCTGCTGGGCGTGCCGCTGGCGCTGCTGACGGCCTATGTGGAACTGCCGTTTCGTCGCCTGTGGCTGATCGCCCTGGCTGCGCCGCTGGCCATGCCCAGTTACATTGGCGCATTTACCTTTTATGCGGCTTTTGGCCCCGGCGGCGAGATCGAAAACCTCATCGGTCTGCCAATGCCCGGTGTGCATGGCCTGGCTGGCGCGACCCTGGTGATGACGCTCTATACTTTTCCGTTTGTCCTGCTGACGACCCGCGCCTCATTGCGCAGTCTCGATGGCAGTCTGGTCAATGCATCGCGGATCCTCGGGTTGTCGTTGTCCATGAGCCTGTGGCGGGTGGTGCTGCCGCGGGTGCGCAACGGGATTGCTGCCGGGGCCTTGCTGGTGGCGCTGTATACGCTATCCGACTTTGCCACCCCGGCGATCATGCGTCTGGATACCTTTACCCGGGTGATCTTCGTCGAATACAACGCCTTCGGTCTGGCCCAGGCGGCGATGCTTTCGCTGCAGTTGCTGGTCATCGTCGCCGTGGTGCTCTATCTGGAATCGCGGGTGGGGACGTCGCGTGAGCGGCCCGGGCGCACCCTGTCGTTGTGGCCCAATCGCTGGCACATTGCCGGGGCCTCGGTGGCGGTGTTGATCGTGGCGGGCCTGGCTATCGGGCTGCCATTGTTCATCTTTGCCCAGTGGCTGATCCGCGAGGGCAGCGGCGGCTTCGACTTTGTCTATGCCTGGAACTCGGCCTACAGCTCGCTGCTGGCGGCGCTGGTGGCGGTGGTGCTGGCGGTGCCGGTGGCCTATGCGGCGATTGCCGGGCGTGCCGGGCGGTTGATGGAGCGGATCACCTATCTGGGCTTCGGCGTGCCGGGCATCGTGATGGGGACGGCACTGGTCTATGTGGGCCTTCAGTTGCCGTTGCTTTATCAGACGCTGGCCCTGCTGGTGCTGGCCTATGTCATGCGCTTCATGCCGCTGGCGGTGGGTTCGGTGCGCTCCACCGCCGAGCGCATGGACAACAGTTTGATCTATGCGGCCCGCACTCTGGGTGCCACGCACCGTGAAGCGTTCCGCCGTGTTACGCTACCTTTGACCCTGCGCGGCATCGTGGCCGGCGCGGCGCTGGTCTTTCTGGAGGCGATGCGCGAGCTGCCGGCCACCCTGATGTTGCGCCCCACCGGTTTTGAAACCCTCTCCACCTATCTGTGGCGGGTGTACGAGGCCGGGTATTTCGGGCGGGCCGCGGTTCCCGGGCTATTGCTGGTATTGATCTCCGGGATTGCGCTGGCCTTCATGCTCTCGGGCGAACGCCGCGCCGAGCTGACCATGTTAAACGACGAGCGATCCTGA
- a CDS encoding ParA family protein, with product MGRTIAIANQKGGVGKTTTCINLAASLAATRRRVLLVDMDPQGNATMGSGVDKNDLPLTTCDLLLGEASVEQILQRPDGINYDVLPANSDLTAAEISLMNSSERERKLRDCLQGVRDQYDYILVDCPPSLNMLTLNGLVAAQSVMIPMQCEYYALEGLSALLNTIERVRGSVNPELKVEGLLRTMFDPRNNLANDVSGQLLVHFPQQVYRTVIPRNVRLAEAPSHGLPVITYDKTSRGALAYLALAGEILRKDQDLQAAQQANLMGAGGVV from the coding sequence ATGGGCAGAACTATCGCCATTGCTAATCAGAAGGGCGGGGTCGGCAAGACCACCACCTGCATCAATCTGGCGGCATCCTTAGCGGCCACCAGGCGCCGGGTCTTGCTGGTGGACATGGATCCCCAGGGCAATGCCACCATGGGCAGCGGTGTCGACAAAAACGATCTGCCCCTGACGACCTGTGATCTGTTACTGGGGGAGGCGAGTGTCGAGCAGATTCTGCAGCGTCCCGACGGCATTAACTATGACGTGCTGCCGGCCAACAGCGATCTGACGGCCGCCGAAATTTCGCTGATGAACAGCAGTGAGCGTGAGCGTAAGCTACGCGACTGTCTGCAAGGCGTACGCGATCAATACGATTATATTCTGGTCGACTGCCCCCCTTCACTGAACATGTTGACGCTCAATGGCCTGGTGGCGGCGCAGTCGGTGATGATTCCCATGCAGTGTGAATACTATGCCCTGGAGGGGTTGTCGGCTTTGCTCAATACCATCGAGCGGGTCCGCGGCAGCGTCAATCCGGAACTCAAGGTCGAAGGGCTGCTGCGTACCATGTTCGATCCGCGTAACAATCTGGCCAATGATGTCTCCGGCCAATTGCTTGTGCACTTCCCGCAGCAGGTCTATCGCACGGTGATCCCGCGTAATGTGCGCCTGGCCGAGGCGCCGAGCCACGGCCTGCCGGTCATCACTTATGATAAAACCTCGCGCGGGGCGCTGGCCTATCTGGCGCTGGCCGGGGAGATCCTGCGCAAGGATCAGGATCTGCAGGCAGCCCAGCAGGCCAATCTGATGGGTGCTGGAGGAGTGGTTTAG
- a CDS encoding ABC transporter ATP-binding protein, giving the protein MLNVENLCVRYGDTPIVKHLDVSLAEHEILMLVGPTGCGKTTVLYALAGLVPMCDGTIRLGNRVITPRQHVPPEKRHVGMVFQDFALFPHLNVEQNIAFRLNDTASVDHWLELLGLQGLRYAMPGNLSGGQKQRVSLARALAHEPALLLLDEPLSNLDAALKDSLRWEIRSVLKEAGVPAIWVTHDQEEALSVGDRVGILNQGNLEQVDTPEACFTRPTSRFVARFLGEASFLPGQLEKDRVHTWLGAVPAAPVGGASGEVDLLLRPDDLSLTPSATGNAVIEWGRYEGGSRLYGARVDDGPVLQARVNHEIHLAPGDRVALEVVTTHPLAVFERTDGETITSNVDETPRVATVG; this is encoded by the coding sequence ATGCTGAATGTAGAGAACCTGTGCGTGCGCTATGGCGATACGCCGATTGTCAAACACCTCGATGTCAGCCTGGCCGAGCACGAGATTCTGATGCTGGTCGGACCCACCGGTTGCGGCAAGACCACTGTGCTGTATGCCCTGGCCGGGCTGGTCCCCATGTGCGACGGCACCATCCGCCTGGGTAACCGGGTTATCACCCCGCGCCAGCATGTGCCGCCGGAGAAGCGCCACGTGGGGATGGTGTTCCAGGATTTCGCGCTGTTTCCGCACCTGAACGTCGAACAGAACATCGCCTTTCGGCTGAACGATACCGCCAGTGTCGATCACTGGCTCGAACTACTCGGCCTGCAAGGGCTGCGTTACGCCATGCCCGGTAATCTCTCCGGTGGTCAGAAACAGCGCGTTTCGCTGGCACGGGCCCTGGCCCATGAGCCGGCGCTGTTGTTGCTGGACGAACCGTTATCCAACCTGGATGCCGCGCTCAAGGACAGTCTGCGCTGGGAGATCCGCAGCGTGCTGAAAGAAGCGGGCGTGCCGGCCATCTGGGTCACTCATGATCAGGAAGAGGCCCTGTCAGTCGGGGATCGGGTCGGGATCCTCAATCAGGGCAATCTGGAGCAGGTCGATACCCCCGAGGCCTGTTTCACCCGGCCGACCAGCCGCTTCGTGGCCCGGTTTCTGGGCGAGGCCAGTTTTCTGCCCGGGCAACTGGAAAAGGATCGGGTCCACACCTGGCTGGGCGCGGTGCCGGCGGCTCCGGTGGGCGGCGCCTCGGGCGAGGTGGACCTGTTATTACGCCCGGACGATCTGTCATTGACACCTTCAGCCACCGGCAACGCTGTCATCGAATGGGGACGTTATGAAGGCGGCAGCCGGCTGTACGGCGCCCGGGTGGATGACGGGCCGGTGCTGCAGGCGCGGGTTAATCACGAGATCCATCTGGCGCCCGGCGATCGGGTAGCACTGGAAGTGGTGACCACGCATCCACTGGCGGTGTTCGAGCGCACGGATGGCGAGACAATCACATCGAATGTCGACGAGACGCCGCGCGTTGCCACTGTCGGCTGA
- the mnmG gene encoding tRNA uridine-5-carboxymethylaminomethyl(34) synthesis enzyme MnmG: protein MFYQDKFDVIVVGGGHAGTEAALAAARAGVRTLLLTHNIETLGQMSCNPAIGGIGKGHLVKEVDALGGLMARATDRAGIQFRILNASKGPAVRATRAQADRALYKQAVRLALENTPNLTLFQQAVEDLIVEGDRVVGVETQMGLKFAARAVVLTVGTFLGGRIHIGESNYEGGRAGDPPANALSRRLRERPFTVDRLKTGTPPRLDGKSIDFSQLETQHGDDPLPVFSYRGDAEDHPAQVPCHITYTRERTHEIIRGGLDRSPMYSGEIEGVGPRYCPSIEDKVVRFADKNAHQIFVEPEGLSTHEVYPNGISTSLPFDVQLALVRSIKGFENAHITRPGYAIEYDYFDPRDLRPSLETKYMPGLFFAGQINGTTGYEEAAAQGLLAGLNAALQVQEKDPWCPGRDEAYLGVLVDDLIIAGTQEPYRMFTSRAEYRLMLREDNADLRLTEKGRELGLIDDARWAAFEQKREAVEKELQRLRSTWVHPDKIPVEKQEQLLGKKLSREATLHDLLRRPEVRYADLALLMDGGERVLDPVVAEQVAIQAKYAGYIQRQKDEIARQRDHEETALPDDIDYHVVKGLSAEVCEKLNRIRPATLGQAARISGMTPAGIALLLVHLKKRSNSTATIKQDAV, encoded by the coding sequence ATGTTTTATCAGGATAAATTCGATGTCATCGTAGTCGGTGGCGGGCATGCCGGGACCGAGGCGGCGCTGGCCGCGGCCCGGGCCGGCGTGCGCACCCTGCTGCTGACCCACAATATCGAGACCCTGGGCCAGATGAGCTGCAATCCGGCCATCGGCGGCATCGGCAAGGGCCATCTGGTCAAGGAAGTGGACGCGCTGGGCGGGCTGATGGCGCGCGCCACCGACCGGGCCGGAATCCAGTTTCGGATCCTCAACGCCAGCAAGGGGCCGGCGGTGCGCGCCACCCGCGCCCAGGCCGATCGCGCGCTGTACAAACAGGCGGTGCGGCTGGCGCTGGAGAACACCCCCAACCTGACCCTGTTCCAGCAGGCGGTGGAGGATCTGATCGTCGAGGGCGATCGGGTGGTCGGGGTCGAGACCCAGATGGGGCTCAAGTTCGCCGCCCGGGCGGTAGTGCTGACCGTGGGCACCTTTCTGGGCGGGCGCATTCATATCGGCGAGTCCAATTATGAAGGCGGCCGCGCCGGCGATCCGCCGGCCAATGCGTTATCCCGGCGTCTGCGCGAGCGGCCGTTCACGGTCGACCGGCTCAAGACCGGCACGCCGCCGCGACTCGACGGCAAGAGCATCGATTTTTCCCAACTGGAAACCCAGCATGGCGATGATCCGCTGCCGGTCTTCTCTTATAGGGGTGATGCCGAAGACCATCCGGCGCAGGTGCCCTGCCATATCACCTACACCCGCGAGCGGACCCACGAGATCATCCGTGGCGGACTGGATCGCTCGCCCATGTACAGCGGCGAGATCGAAGGGGTCGGGCCGCGCTATTGCCCGTCGATCGAGGACAAGGTGGTGCGCTTTGCCGACAAAAATGCCCACCAGATATTCGTCGAGCCCGAGGGGCTGAGTACCCACGAGGTCTATCCCAATGGTATCTCCACGAGCCTGCCCTTTGACGTGCAGCTGGCGCTGGTGCGTTCGATCAAGGGGTTTGAAAACGCCCACATTACCCGTCCCGGCTACGCGATTGAATACGATTATTTCGATCCGCGCGATCTGCGGCCTTCCCTGGAAACCAAATACATGCCGGGGCTGTTCTTTGCCGGTCAGATCAACGGCACCACCGGCTACGAAGAGGCCGCCGCGCAGGGGTTACTGGCGGGCCTGAACGCGGCCTTGCAAGTGCAGGAAAAAGATCCCTGGTGCCCGGGGCGTGATGAAGCCTATCTGGGCGTGCTGGTGGACGATCTGATCATCGCCGGCACCCAGGAGCCCTATCGCATGTTCACCAGTCGCGCCGAGTACCGGCTGATGCTGCGCGAGGACAATGCCGATCTGCGCCTGACCGAAAAAGGTCGCGAACTGGGGCTGATCGATGACGCGCGCTGGGCGGCGTTCGAACAAAAACGCGAGGCGGTGGAAAAAGAGCTGCAACGGCTGCGTTCGACCTGGGTGCATCCGGACAAGATCCCGGTAGAAAAACAGGAACAGTTACTGGGTAAGAAACTGTCGCGCGAGGCCACCCTGCACGATCTGCTGCGCCGCCCCGAGGTGCGTTATGCCGATCTGGCTTTACTGATGGACGGCGGTGAGCGCGTCCTGGATCCGGTGGTGGCCGAACAAGTCGCGATCCAGGCTAAATACGCCGGCTATATCCAACGTCAAAAAGATGAGATTGCCCGTCAGCGAGATCACGAGGAGACGGCCCTGCCCGATGATATTGATTATCATGTGGTCAAGGGGCTGTCAGCCGAGGTGTGTGAAAAGCTCAACCGTATTCGCCCCGCGACCCTGGGCCAGGCGGCGCGCATTTCCGGGATGACGCCGGCGGGTATCGCCCTGCTGCTGGTCCATTTAAAAAAGCGGAGCAACAGCACGGCCACTATTAAGCAGGACGCGGTCTGA
- a CDS encoding bacterioferritin-associated ferredoxin has translation MYVCLCKGVTDTQIRDAVIDGADSLRHVRQQLGVASNCGRCAQCAREVIRQTKQELASLDAACQVA, from the coding sequence ATGTATGTTTGTCTTTGCAAAGGCGTTACCGACACCCAGATCCGCGACGCCGTGATCGACGGCGCTGACAGCCTGCGCCATGTACGCCAGCAACTTGGCGTGGCCAGCAACTGCGGCCGCTGTGCCCAGTGCGCCCGCGAGGTCATCCGGCAAACAAAGCAAGAGCTCGCCAGTCTCGACGCCGCCTGTCAGGTCGCCTGA
- a CDS encoding DUF6316 family protein produces the protein MYRFDDEKEQAPVRSERFYEGNGEWFFAVRKGPDRGPFASKEEARAALRTYIVEQLAEEKHRHPSGRRFWLRSPA, from the coding sequence ATGTACCGGTTTGATGACGAAAAGGAACAGGCGCCGGTCCGCTCGGAGCGTTTTTACGAGGGGAATGGCGAATGGTTTTTTGCGGTGCGCAAGGGTCCGGATCGCGGTCCCTTCGCCAGCAAGGAGGAGGCCCGTGCCGCGCTGCGGACTTATATCGTGGAACAACTCGCCGAAGAGAAACATCGCCACCCGTCAGGGCGGCGATTCTGGTTGCGTTCACCGGCCTGA
- a CDS encoding response regulator, whose translation MASQHILIVDDSPTDVQALKELLKQIGEYEISVATDGAEGVKMAIELVPDLILMDVVMPGMNGFRATREIVRAEQTAHIPILIVTTKEQVSDNIWAIRQGASGFLNKPVDPNELKPLVLEALA comes from the coding sequence ATGGCCAGTCAACATATTCTCATTGTGGATGACTCCCCCACCGATGTGCAGGCGCTGAAGGAGTTGCTCAAGCAGATTGGTGAATATGAAATCAGCGTTGCCACCGATGGTGCCGAAGGGGTCAAGATGGCGATAGAACTGGTGCCGGATCTGATTCTGATGGACGTGGTGATGCCCGGAATGAACGGGTTTCGCGCCACCCGTGAGATTGTGCGCGCGGAGCAAACCGCTCATATTCCGATCCTGATCGTCACCACGAAAGAACAGGTTTCCGACAACATCTGGGCAATACGTCAGGGTGCCTCGGGCTTTTTGAACAAGCCGGTCGATCCGAACGAACTCAAGCCCCTGGTGCTTGAGGCATTGGCCTGA